In Mus musculus strain C57BL/6J chromosome 9, GRCm38.p6 C57BL/6J, one genomic interval encodes:
- the Zfp599 gene encoding zinc finger-like protein isoform X1, with the protein MSPTRQTALHYTATLTKGQRPHRGKMSREYEECRKTIFHNSHVPGCQKTLIDTKLCGCTECRKDFSCNSKLTSHPRTRIRKRPYKCKECGKAFCSQGKLTLHQIVHTGEKPYECTECGKAFSHKAYLTQHQKIHMSKKPYACTECGKAFYRLSHLTLHQRTHTNEKPYDCTECQKSFSCRSQLTLHQRTHTGERPFECMECGKSFYYKAHLIRHQRIHTNEKPFECIECEKSFYCQSDLTVHQRSHTGEKPYECKECGKSFYQKSKLTLHQRNHVGEKSYACTDCGEVFYCKSHLTLHQTVHTDEHPYICTECGKCFYYKSQLIVHGRTHTGDRPYKCGDCGKAFSRKSHLIRHQSITHIDKNNLNVANVGKVSTVRPDSLHTHSLYLSEHKHAPSILKEKNAG; encoded by the coding sequence ATGTCTCCTACACGTCAGACAGCTCTCCATTACACGGCAACTCTCACTAAAGGTCAGAGACCTCACAGAGGGAAGATGAGCCGTGAGTATGAAGAATGCAGGAAAACCATCTTCCATAACTCACACGTTCCAGGATGTCAGAAAACTCTTATAGATACAAAGCTTTGTGGATGTACAGAGTGCAGAAAAGATTTCTCTTGCAACTCAAAACTCACAAGTCATCCAAGAACTCGCATACGTAAGAGGCCCTATAAATGTAaggaatgtgggaaagccttctgCTCTCAGGGAAAACTTACTCTACATCAAATAGTTCACACAggtgagaagccctatgaatgtacagaatgtgggaaagccttttccCACAAGGCATACCTCACTCAGCATCAGAAAATTCACATGAGCAAGAAGCCTTATGCATGTACTGAATGTGGGAAAGCTTTCTACCGATTATCACACCTTACTCTGCACCAGAGAACTCACACAAATGAGAAACCTTATGACTGTACAGAATGCCAAAAATCTTTCTCCTGCCGGTCACAGCTTACTCTACATCAGCGAACTCACACAGGTGAGAGACCTTTTGAGTGCATGGAATGTGGAAAATCTTTCTACTACAAGGCACACCTAATTAGACATCAGAGAATTCACACCAACGAGAAGCCCTTTGAATGTATAGAGTGTGAGAAATCCTTTTACTGCCAGTCGGACCTCACTGTGCATCAACGatcccacacaggtgagaagccctatgaatgtaaggaGTGTGGGAAATCATTCTACCAGAAATCAAAACTCACTCTACATCAAAGAAATCATGTAGGTGAGAAGTCTTATGCATGCACAGACTGTGGGGAAGTTTTCTATTGCAAATCACATCTCACTCTACATCAGACTGTCCATACAGATGAACACCCATATATATGTACAGAGTGTGGGAAATGTTTCTACTATAAGTCACAACTCATTGTCCATGGAAGAACTCACACAGGTGATAGACCCTACAAATGCGGAGACTGTGGGAAAGCTTTCTCCCGAAAGTCACACCTCATTCGACATCAAAGTATTACTCACATAGATAAGAACAATTTGAATGTAGCAAATGTGGGAAAGGTTTCCACTGTAAGACCAGACTCACTTCACACTCACTCACTTTACCTCAGTGAACACAAGCATGCGCCAAGCATTTTGAAGGAAAAGAATGCAGGATAG
- the Zfp809 gene encoding zinc finger protein 809 isoform 2 (isoform 2 is encoded by transcript variant 2) produces the protein MGLVSFEDVAVDFTLEEWQDLDAAQRTLYRDVMLETYSSLVFLDPCIAKPKLIFNLERGFGPWSLAEASSRSLPGVHNVSTLSDTSKKIPKTRLRQLRKTNQKTPSEDTIEAELKARQEVSKGTTSRHRRAPVKSLCRKSQRTKNQTSYNDGNLYECKDCEKVFCNNSTLIKHYRRTHNVYKPYECDECSKMYYWKSDLTSHQKTHRQRKRIYECSECGKAFFRKSHLNAHERTHSGEKPYECTECRKAFYYKSDLTRHKKTHLGEKPFKCEECKKAFSRKSKLAIHQKKHTGEKPYECTECKKAFSHQSQLTAHRIAHSSENPYECKECNKSFHWKCQLTAHQKRHTGQYGDS, from the exons ATG GGGTTGGTGTCCTTTGAGGATGTAGCCGTGGACTTCACCTTGGAGGAGTGGCAGGACCTGGACGCTGCTCAGAGGACCCTGTACAGGGATGTGATGCTGGAAACCTACAGCAGCCTGGTGTTCCTGG ACCCCTGCATTGCCAAACCTAAGTTGATCTTCAATTTGGAGCGTGGATTTGGGCCATGGAGCCTAGCAGAAGCTTCAAGCAGGAGCCTCCCAG GTGTCCATAACGTGAGTACTCTGAGTGACACCAGCAAGAAAATTCCTAAGACACGTTTGCGGCAACTCAGaaaaactaaccaaaagacaCCAAGTGAAGACACGATTGAA GCAGAACTAAAGGCTCGACAGGAAGTCTCCAAAGGGACAACATCCCGTCATAGAAGAGCCCCCGTAAAATCTTTGTGCCGCAAGTCACAGAGAACCAAGAATCAGACATCATACAATGATGGGAATCTCTATGAATGTAAGGACTGCGAGAAAGTTTTCTGTAATAATTCAACCCTAATTAAGCATTACAGAAGAACTCATAATGTGTACAAGCCCTATGAGTGTGATGAATGCAGTAAAATGTACTATTGGAAGTCAGACCTCACGTCTCATCAGAAAACGcacagacagaggaagaggatCTATGAGTGTAGCGAATGTGGAAAGGCTTTCTTCCGCAAGTCTCACCTCAATGCACATGAAAGAACCCATTCAGGTGAGAAGCCTTATGAATGCACAGAGTGCAGGAAAGCTTTCTATTACAAGTCTGACCTCACTCGACATAAGAAGACTCACCTGGGTGAAAAACCTTTTAAATGTGAAGAGTGCAAGAAAGCTTTTTCTCGAAAGTCCAAACTCGCTATACATCAGAAGAAACATACGGGCGAGAAACCATATGAATGTACAGAATGCAAGAAGGCTTTCTCCCATCAGTCACAACTCACTGCACATCGGATTGCTCATTCATCTGAGAATCCTTATGAATGTAAAGAATGCAATAAATCATTCCACTGGAAGTGTCAACTCACAGCACATCAGAAAAGACACACAGGTCAGTATGGGGATAGCTGA
- the Zfp809 gene encoding zinc finger protein 809 isoform 1 (isoform 1 is encoded by transcript variant 1), giving the protein MGLVSFEDVAVDFTLEEWQDLDAAQRTLYRDVMLETYSSLVFLDPCIAKPKLIFNLERGFGPWSLAEASSRSLPGVHNVSTLSDTSKKIPKTRLRQLRKTNQKTPSEDTIEAELKARQEVSKGTTSRHRRAPVKSLCRKSQRTKNQTSYNDGNLYECKDCEKVFCNNSTLIKHYRRTHNVYKPYECDECSKMYYWKSDLTSHQKTHRQRKRIYECSECGKAFFRKSHLNAHERTHSGEKPYECTECRKAFYYKSDLTRHKKTHLGEKPFKCEECKKAFSRKSKLAIHQKKHTGEKPYECTECKKAFSHQSQLTAHRIAHSSENPYECKECNKSFHWKCQLTAHQKRHTGVTYFQEVVFQQITVSDWTGNLSENGPHRPTWTWAYGIMDFVKAWSRCIIGGGL; this is encoded by the exons ATG GGGTTGGTGTCCTTTGAGGATGTAGCCGTGGACTTCACCTTGGAGGAGTGGCAGGACCTGGACGCTGCTCAGAGGACCCTGTACAGGGATGTGATGCTGGAAACCTACAGCAGCCTGGTGTTCCTGG ACCCCTGCATTGCCAAACCTAAGTTGATCTTCAATTTGGAGCGTGGATTTGGGCCATGGAGCCTAGCAGAAGCTTCAAGCAGGAGCCTCCCAG GTGTCCATAACGTGAGTACTCTGAGTGACACCAGCAAGAAAATTCCTAAGACACGTTTGCGGCAACTCAGaaaaactaaccaaaagacaCCAAGTGAAGACACGATTGAA GCAGAACTAAAGGCTCGACAGGAAGTCTCCAAAGGGACAACATCCCGTCATAGAAGAGCCCCCGTAAAATCTTTGTGCCGCAAGTCACAGAGAACCAAGAATCAGACATCATACAATGATGGGAATCTCTATGAATGTAAGGACTGCGAGAAAGTTTTCTGTAATAATTCAACCCTAATTAAGCATTACAGAAGAACTCATAATGTGTACAAGCCCTATGAGTGTGATGAATGCAGTAAAATGTACTATTGGAAGTCAGACCTCACGTCTCATCAGAAAACGcacagacagaggaagaggatCTATGAGTGTAGCGAATGTGGAAAGGCTTTCTTCCGCAAGTCTCACCTCAATGCACATGAAAGAACCCATTCAGGTGAGAAGCCTTATGAATGCACAGAGTGCAGGAAAGCTTTCTATTACAAGTCTGACCTCACTCGACATAAGAAGACTCACCTGGGTGAAAAACCTTTTAAATGTGAAGAGTGCAAGAAAGCTTTTTCTCGAAAGTCCAAACTCGCTATACATCAGAAGAAACATACGGGCGAGAAACCATATGAATGTACAGAATGCAAGAAGGCTTTCTCCCATCAGTCACAACTCACTGCACATCGGATTGCTCATTCATCTGAGAATCCTTATGAATGTAAAGAATGCAATAAATCATTCCACTGGAAGTGTCAACTCACAGCACATCAGAAAAGACACACAG GGGTAACGTACTTTCAAGAGGTAGTTTTCCAACAGATCACAGTATCTGACTGGACTGGCAATTTGAGTGAGAATGGTCCTCATAGACCAACATGGACTTGGGCATATGGCATTATGGACTTTGTGAAGGCGTGGAGCAGGTGTATCAttgggggtgggctctga
- the Zfp809 gene encoding zinc finger protein 809 isoform X1: MGLVSFEDVAVDFTLEEWQDLDAAQRTLYRDVMLETYSSLVFLDPCIAKPKLIFNLERGFGPWSLAEASSRSLPGVHNVSTLSDTSKKIPKTRLRQLRKTNQKTPSEDTIEAELKARQEVSKGTTSRHRRAPVKSLCRKSQRTKNQTSYNDGNLYECKDCEKVFCNNSTLIKHYRRTHNVYKPYECDECSKMYYWKSDLTSHQKTHRQRKRIYECSECGKAFFRKSHLNAHERTHSGEKPYECTECRKAFYYKSDLTRHKKTHLGEKPFKCEECKKAFSRKSKLAIHQKKHTGEKPYECTECKKAFSHQSQLTAHRIAHSSENPYECKECNKSFHWKCQLTAHQKRHTGVELVHQE; the protein is encoded by the exons ATG GGGTTGGTGTCCTTTGAGGATGTAGCCGTGGACTTCACCTTGGAGGAGTGGCAGGACCTGGACGCTGCTCAGAGGACCCTGTACAGGGATGTGATGCTGGAAACCTACAGCAGCCTGGTGTTCCTGG ACCCCTGCATTGCCAAACCTAAGTTGATCTTCAATTTGGAGCGTGGATTTGGGCCATGGAGCCTAGCAGAAGCTTCAAGCAGGAGCCTCCCAG GTGTCCATAACGTGAGTACTCTGAGTGACACCAGCAAGAAAATTCCTAAGACACGTTTGCGGCAACTCAGaaaaactaaccaaaagacaCCAAGTGAAGACACGATTGAA GCAGAACTAAAGGCTCGACAGGAAGTCTCCAAAGGGACAACATCCCGTCATAGAAGAGCCCCCGTAAAATCTTTGTGCCGCAAGTCACAGAGAACCAAGAATCAGACATCATACAATGATGGGAATCTCTATGAATGTAAGGACTGCGAGAAAGTTTTCTGTAATAATTCAACCCTAATTAAGCATTACAGAAGAACTCATAATGTGTACAAGCCCTATGAGTGTGATGAATGCAGTAAAATGTACTATTGGAAGTCAGACCTCACGTCTCATCAGAAAACGcacagacagaggaagaggatCTATGAGTGTAGCGAATGTGGAAAGGCTTTCTTCCGCAAGTCTCACCTCAATGCACATGAAAGAACCCATTCAGGTGAGAAGCCTTATGAATGCACAGAGTGCAGGAAAGCTTTCTATTACAAGTCTGACCTCACTCGACATAAGAAGACTCACCTGGGTGAAAAACCTTTTAAATGTGAAGAGTGCAAGAAAGCTTTTTCTCGAAAGTCCAAACTCGCTATACATCAGAAGAAACATACGGGCGAGAAACCATATGAATGTACAGAATGCAAGAAGGCTTTCTCCCATCAGTCACAACTCACTGCACATCGGATTGCTCATTCATCTGAGAATCCTTATGAATGTAAAGAATGCAATAAATCATTCCACTGGAAGTGTCAACTCACAGCACATCAGAAAAGACACACAG GAGTGGAACTTGTTCATCAGGAGTAG
- the Zfp809 gene encoding zinc finger protein 809 isoform X3, with protein sequence MYYWKSDLTSHQKTHRQRKRIYECSECGKAFFRKSHLNAHERTHSGEKPYECTECRKAFYYKSDLTRHKKTHLGEKPFKCEECKKAFSRKSKLAIHQKKHTGEKPYECTECKKAFSHQSQLTAHRIAHSSENPYECKECNKSFHWKCQLTAHQKRHTGVTYFQEVVFQQITVSDWTGNLSENGPHRPTWTWAYGIMDFVKAWSRCIIGGGL encoded by the exons ATGTACTATTGGAAGTCAGACCTCACGTCTCATCAGAAAACGcacagacagaggaagaggatCTATGAGTGTAGCGAATGTGGAAAGGCTTTCTTCCGCAAGTCTCACCTCAATGCACATGAAAGAACCCATTCAGGTGAGAAGCCTTATGAATGCACAGAGTGCAGGAAAGCTTTCTATTACAAGTCTGACCTCACTCGACATAAGAAGACTCACCTGGGTGAAAAACCTTTTAAATGTGAAGAGTGCAAGAAAGCTTTTTCTCGAAAGTCCAAACTCGCTATACATCAGAAGAAACATACGGGCGAGAAACCATATGAATGTACAGAATGCAAGAAGGCTTTCTCCCATCAGTCACAACTCACTGCACATCGGATTGCTCATTCATCTGAGAATCCTTATGAATGTAAAGAATGCAATAAATCATTCCACTGGAAGTGTCAACTCACAGCACATCAGAAAAGACACACAG GGGTAACGTACTTTCAAGAGGTAGTTTTCCAACAGATCACAGTATCTGACTGGACTGGCAATTTGAGTGAGAATGGTCCTCATAGACCAACATGGACTTGGGCATATGGCATTATGGACTTTGTGAAGGCGTGGAGCAGGTGTATCAttgggggtgggctctga
- the Zfp809 gene encoding zinc finger protein 809 isoform X2, with translation MGLVSFEDVAVDFTLEEWQDLDAAQRTLYRDVMLETYSSLVFLDPCIAKPKLIFNLERGFGPWSLAEASSRSLPGVHNVSTLSDTSKKIPKTRLRQLRKTNQKTPSEDTIEAELKARQEVSKGTTSRHRRAPVKSLCRKSQRTKNQTSYNDGNLYECKDCEKVFCNNSTLIKHYRRTHNVYKPYECDECSKMYYWKSDLTSHQKTHRQRKRIYECSECGKAFFRKSHLNAHERTHSGEKPYECTECRKAFYYKSDLTRHKKTHLGEKPFKCEECKKAFSRKSKLAIHQKKHTGEKPYECTECKKAFSHQSQLTAHRIAHSSENPYECKECNKSFHWKCQLTAHQKRHTGLFL, from the exons ATG GGGTTGGTGTCCTTTGAGGATGTAGCCGTGGACTTCACCTTGGAGGAGTGGCAGGACCTGGACGCTGCTCAGAGGACCCTGTACAGGGATGTGATGCTGGAAACCTACAGCAGCCTGGTGTTCCTGG ACCCCTGCATTGCCAAACCTAAGTTGATCTTCAATTTGGAGCGTGGATTTGGGCCATGGAGCCTAGCAGAAGCTTCAAGCAGGAGCCTCCCAG GTGTCCATAACGTGAGTACTCTGAGTGACACCAGCAAGAAAATTCCTAAGACACGTTTGCGGCAACTCAGaaaaactaaccaaaagacaCCAAGTGAAGACACGATTGAA GCAGAACTAAAGGCTCGACAGGAAGTCTCCAAAGGGACAACATCCCGTCATAGAAGAGCCCCCGTAAAATCTTTGTGCCGCAAGTCACAGAGAACCAAGAATCAGACATCATACAATGATGGGAATCTCTATGAATGTAAGGACTGCGAGAAAGTTTTCTGTAATAATTCAACCCTAATTAAGCATTACAGAAGAACTCATAATGTGTACAAGCCCTATGAGTGTGATGAATGCAGTAAAATGTACTATTGGAAGTCAGACCTCACGTCTCATCAGAAAACGcacagacagaggaagaggatCTATGAGTGTAGCGAATGTGGAAAGGCTTTCTTCCGCAAGTCTCACCTCAATGCACATGAAAGAACCCATTCAGGTGAGAAGCCTTATGAATGCACAGAGTGCAGGAAAGCTTTCTATTACAAGTCTGACCTCACTCGACATAAGAAGACTCACCTGGGTGAAAAACCTTTTAAATGTGAAGAGTGCAAGAAAGCTTTTTCTCGAAAGTCCAAACTCGCTATACATCAGAAGAAACATACGGGCGAGAAACCATATGAATGTACAGAATGCAAGAAGGCTTTCTCCCATCAGTCACAACTCACTGCACATCGGATTGCTCATTCATCTGAGAATCCTTATGAATGTAAAGAATGCAATAAATCATTCCACTGGAAGTGTCAACTCACAGCACATCAGAAAAGACACACAG GGCTCTTCCTCTGA
- the Zfp599 gene encoding zinc finger-like protein codes for MGLISFEDVAVDFTWEEWQDLDAAQRTLYRDVMLETYISLVSLGHCMNKPELIFKLEQGLGPWSVAEASDRNLSDFHILTAPIVTSQKNHKAYMWQARTTENKASNEKIAELKEQQKIHQGSKSCEREAHGKTFFQKAQSTVIQMSPTRQTALHYTATLTKGQRPHRGKMSREYEECRKTIFHNSHVPGCQKTLIDTKLCGCTECRKDFSCNSKLTSHPRTRIRKRPYKCKECGKAFCSQGKLTLHQIVHTGEKPYECTECGKAFSHKAYLTQHQKIHMSKKPYACTECGKAFYRLSHLTLHQRTHTNEKPYDCTECQKSFSCRSQLTLHQRTHTGERPFECMECGKSFYYKAHLIRHQRIHTNEKPFECIECEKSFYCQSDLTVHQRSHTGEKPYECKECGKSFYQKSKLTLHQRNHVGEKSYACTDCGEVFYCKSHLTLHQTVHTDEHPYICTECGKCFYYKSQLIVHGRTHTGDRPYKCGDCGKAFSRKSHLIRHQSITHIDKNNLNVANVGKVSTVRPDSLHTHSLYLSEHKHAPSILKEKNAG; via the exons ATG GGGCTGATATCATTTGAAGACGTAGCCGTGGACTTCACCTGGGAGGAATGGCAAGACCTGGACGCTGCTCAGAGGACCCTGTACAGGGacgtgatgctggagacctacatcaGCCTGGTGTCCCTAG GGCACTGTATGAACAAACCTGAGTTAATCTTCAAGTTGGAGCAAGGACTCGGGCCATGGAGTGTCGCAGAAGCCTCAGACAGGAACCTCTCAG ATTTTCACATATTGACTGCACCAATTGTGACCAGCCAGAAAAATCACAAGGCATATATGTGGCAAGCTAGAACCACCGAAAATAAGGCATCAAATGAAAAGATT GCAGAGCTAAAGGAGCAACAGAAGATCCATCAAGGGTCAAAATCCTGCGAAAGAGAAGCACATGGGAAGACATTTTTTCAGAAAGCCCAGAGCACTGTGATTCAAATGTCTCCTACACGTCAGACAGCTCTCCATTACACGGCAACTCTCACTAAAGGTCAGAGACCTCACAGAGGGAAGATGAGCCGTGAGTATGAAGAATGCAGGAAAACCATCTTCCATAACTCACACGTTCCAGGATGTCAGAAAACTCTTATAGATACAAAGCTTTGTGGATGTACAGAGTGCAGAAAAGATTTCTCTTGCAACTCAAAACTCACAAGTCATCCAAGAACTCGCATACGTAAGAGGCCCTATAAATGTAaggaatgtgggaaagccttctgCTCTCAGGGAAAACTTACTCTACATCAAATAGTTCACACAggtgagaagccctatgaatgtacagaatgtgggaaagccttttccCACAAGGCATACCTCACTCAGCATCAGAAAATTCACATGAGCAAGAAGCCTTATGCATGTACTGAATGTGGGAAAGCTTTCTACCGATTATCACACCTTACTCTGCACCAGAGAACTCACACAAATGAGAAACCTTATGACTGTACAGAATGCCAAAAATCTTTCTCCTGCCGGTCACAGCTTACTCTACATCAGCGAACTCACACAGGTGAGAGACCTTTTGAGTGCATGGAATGTGGAAAATCTTTCTACTACAAGGCACACCTAATTAGACATCAGAGAATTCACACCAACGAGAAGCCCTTTGAATGTATAGAGTGTGAGAAATCCTTTTACTGCCAGTCGGACCTCACTGTGCATCAACGatcccacacaggtgagaagccctatgaatgtaaggaGTGTGGGAAATCATTCTACCAGAAATCAAAACTCACTCTACATCAAAGAAATCATGTAGGTGAGAAGTCTTATGCATGCACAGACTGTGGGGAAGTTTTCTATTGCAAATCACATCTCACTCTACATCAGACTGTCCATACAGATGAACACCCATATATATGTACAGAGTGTGGGAAATGTTTCTACTATAAGTCACAACTCATTGTCCATGGAAGAACTCACACAGGTGATAGACCCTACAAATGCGGAGACTGTGGGAAAGCTTTCTCCCGAAAGTCACACCTCATTCGACATCAAAGTATTACTCACATAGATAAGAACAATTTGAATGTAGCAAATGTGGGAAAGGTTTCCACTGTAAGACCAGACTCACTTCACACTCACTCACTTTACCTCAGTGAACACAAGCATGCGCCAAGCATTTTGAAGGAAAAGAATGCAGGATAG